One part of the Chelonoidis abingdonii isolate Lonesome George unplaced genomic scaffold, CheloAbing_2.0 scaffold0688, whole genome shotgun sequence genome encodes these proteins:
- the LOC142046041 gene encoding uncharacterized protein LOC142046041, with the protein MGKFISCQGTQKSVKQTTIQQEILMGKRENTCSECGKNFTRRSTLSVHQRIHTGERPYKCHECGKCFTLRSALFDHQRIHTAERPYECSECGKNFTLSSHLIAHQRIHTEEQPCKCSECGKYFTESSALSAHQRIHIRKMPFECHECGKTFSRSSHLIRHQTVHTGRAPLNAVSVGTPSIAAGTLLGIRKSTQVREPVKAVSVGKP; encoded by the coding sequence ATGGGTAAATTTATTTCCTGTCAGGGAACTCAGAAGAGCGTCAAGCAAACCACAATCCAGCAGGAAATCCTCATGGGAAAGAGGGAAAATacatgcagtgagtgtgggaaaaacttcactcGAAGATCAACCCTTTCTgttcatcagagaatccacacaggggagcggCCCTATAAATGCCATGAATGTGGAAAATGCTTCACTCTAAGATCAGCCCTTTTTgatcatcagagaatccacacagcagagaggccctatgaatgcagtgaatgtgggaaaaacttcactcTCAGCTCACACCTTATTGCCCATCAAAGAATCCACACAGAGGAGCAGCCCTGtaaatgcagtgagtgtgggaaataCTTCACTGAGAGCTCAGCCctttctgcacatcagagaatccacataAGGAAGATGCCCTTTGAatgccatgagtgtgggaaaaccttcagtcGCAGCTCGCACCTGATTAGGCATCAGACAGTCCACACGGGGAGAGCCCCtttgaatgcagtgagtgtgggaacaCCTTCAATTGCTGCTGGAACCTTATTAGGcatcagaaaatccacacaaGTGAGAGAACCTGTGAaagcagtgagtgtgggaaaaccttag